A genome region from Lucilia cuprina isolate Lc7/37 chromosome 3, ASM2204524v1, whole genome shotgun sequence includes the following:
- the LOC124418919 gene encoding histone H2B-like yields MPPKASGKATKKAGKAQKNISKSDKSRKRKRKESYAIYIYKVLKQVHPDTGISSKAMSIMNSFVNDIFERIAAEASRLAQYNKRSTITSREIQTAVRLLLPGELAKHAVSEGTKAVTKYTSSK; encoded by the coding sequence atgcCTCCTAAAGCAAGTGGAAAAGCAACCAAGAAGGCCGGCAAAGCCCAAAAGAATATTAGTAAAAGTGATAAGAGCAGAAAACGCAAGCGTAAGGAAAGTTATGCTATCTACATTTACAAAGTATTGAAGCAAGTACATCCTGATACTGGTATATCTTCAAAGGCCATGAGTATCATGAACAGTTTTGTAAATGATATTTTTGAACGTATCGCCGCTGAAGCATCTCGTTTGGCTCAATACAATAAGCGTTCGACCATCACCAGTCGGGAAATTCAAACTGCCGTTCGTCTATTGTTGCCCGGTGAATTGGCAAAGCACGCCGTCAGTGAAGGTACCAAAGCTGTCACCAAATACACCAGTTccaagtaa